A region from the Melioribacter roseus P3M-2 genome encodes:
- a CDS encoding MBL fold metallo-hydrolase produces the protein MKTTRKNFLKTSLLITGGILLEGKSFIAKAAQEISGFRNLNDNIGIYTEKGGTILWYVNDDAVTVIDSQMDDSVRNFYNGLKKKTGRRINFLINTHHHRDHTGGNHFLKEYTDKIVGHEKCREMQQKFYGEGDAPQSYADIVFEKEWSVDLGKEKIDAIHFNPAHTAGDIAVRFVNSNIVHMGDIVFNNVYPYIDFPGGANLHDWIKFIDKSLAHFDDNAVFIFGHADSYENVTGNKDSLIRMKNYLTALLEFVDGQIQKGKSKEEIIDAQEIPGFGFIKERWNGARRMNLERAYEELTQTK, from the coding sequence ATGAAAACAACGCGAAAAAATTTCTTGAAAACTTCCCTTCTTATTACGGGCGGCATTTTACTGGAAGGCAAAAGCTTCATTGCCAAAGCGGCGCAGGAAATTTCAGGCTTCAGAAATCTGAACGACAATATCGGAATCTATACCGAAAAAGGCGGCACAATTCTTTGGTATGTAAACGACGACGCCGTTACGGTTATCGACTCGCAAATGGACGATTCCGTCCGCAATTTTTATAACGGCTTGAAAAAGAAGACCGGCAGACGCATCAATTTTCTGATTAATACTCACCACCACAGAGACCATACCGGCGGCAATCACTTTCTGAAAGAATATACCGATAAAATCGTCGGTCACGAAAAATGCAGGGAGATGCAGCAAAAATTCTACGGCGAGGGCGACGCTCCCCAGTCTTATGCGGATATAGTATTCGAAAAGGAATGGAGCGTCGATTTGGGCAAAGAAAAAATCGATGCAATTCATTTTAATCCCGCTCATACCGCAGGCGACATTGCCGTTCGCTTCGTTAACTCGAATATAGTCCATATGGGCGACATTGTATTCAACAATGTTTATCCGTACATCGATTTCCCCGGCGGAGCCAATCTGCACGACTGGATTAAATTTATCGATAAGTCGTTAGCGCATTTCGACGACAATGCGGTTTTCATTTTCGGACACGCCGACAGCTACGAGAACGTAACCGGCAACAAAGATAGTCTGATACGGATGAAAAACTATCTTACGGCTCTGCTCGAATTTGTCGACGGTCAAATTCAAAAAGGCAAATCGAAAGAAGAAATAATCGACGCTCAGGAAATCCCCGGTTTCGGATTTATAAAAGAACGCTGGAACGGCGCCAGAAGAATGAATCTCGAACGGGCTTATGAAGAACTGACGCAAACAAAATGA